The Mycolicibacterium fluoranthenivorans genomic interval CTCGTCGAGCGTGATGCGTTCCTCGCTGCCGTCCTTGGCGATCAGGCAGAGTTCCACCTTCTCGGCGACTTCGGAGAACAGCGAGAAGTTGGTGCCCGCACCGTCGTACGTTGCTCCGAGGGGGTAGGCGGTTCCCGGCCACACTGCGTTGACCATGTCACCACCAACCGGTCGCGGCGGCCATCTGACGCCCCAGCTCGTTGGTCATGGTGCGCATATAGGTCGTCGATATGTGGTGAGAGTCGTGGTACATCAACACATTTCCCTCCACAACTCGGCAGATGTCTGGTCGGCACACCGCGTCACTCATGTCGAGTGGTTTGAGGTTCGGAAACTCCTGGACGAAATCGAGGGTCGGGTTGTGGTCGGACAGTACCTCAGAGCGCTTCATGCCGCACGAGATGGAATCGCCGCCGTCGGCGAGGCAATCCGCGGCGAAATAGGGCTTTCCGTCACGCACCAGCCACGGTGTGTCGCGCATCGCGAGCACGTTGATCCCGGCGTCGGCGAAGGCCTTCCAGATGCCGATATAAAAGCCCGGCATCACGTCACCGTCCTTGATGTTCCACGGTCGCGTCGAGGTGGTGAACACATAGTCGGGATGGTCGGCGAGCAGCTTGGGCATCACCTTCTCGTTCCACTCCCGGCAGTTCGGGTACGCCCGGTTGTCGCCCATGACAAGAGGATGCTCCTCTGTGGTCAACGGGCAACCCATCTTGAGATAGGTGACGATCTTGAAGTGGTGGATCCGGCCGAGCAGATCGAGCGCGGTGATCCAATGTTCGGCATGTGAGCCCCCCGCCAGGGCGATGGTCCGCGACGCATCCTTGTCGCCGTAGGTGCAGTTGAGAATGTCGACACTGTCGAAATCGCTGATACAGCCGTCATCGGTGGTTTCGGGCAGGTCGTTCTTGGCTTCCAGCACGGTGGGGCGCATCGGCAACTTGGGCACTTTGGCGTTGTTGATCAGCGCCCGCGCGCCGGGATAGTCGCGCGACGAGAGCCCGGAAAGCTCCTTACCGTTGGCCCGCTGCACGGTGACGTGCTCGCGCCAGGTGAACGACGTCGCCGTCAGCGTTACCCCGAGCAGGGTCACCACCGAGCCCAGCGCGATGGTCGGCCGGCGCAGCCGGGTCCGCCAGGACAGGGCGATCACCGGGGCCGTGCGCGCCGCGGGAGCGCGGTAGCGCAGGGGTGTCTCCACATACCGCGTCGTCAGCCAGGCCAGCACGCCGGAGATCAGCAGCACGACGGACCCGTCGAGCAGACCGGCATGTGACCCTCCGCTGTAGGCCAGCCAGAAGATCAACAGTGGCCAATGCCACAGATACAGCGCGTACGCCATCGAGCCCAGCGAGACGAAG includes:
- a CDS encoding acyltransferase family protein, producing the protein MKTPAIHRPDSVSHVGSTSGAPKRAEMGTRTSGFYRHDLDGLRGVAIALVAVFHVWFGRVSGGVDVFLALSGFFFGGRLLRTALRPGASLRPAPEVIRLVRRLLPALVVVLAAAAVLTILVQPETRWETFADQSLASLGYYQNWELADSASNYLRAGEAVSPLQHIWSMSVQGQFYLTFLVLVFGFAYLFRNRMGRHLRTAFIVLIGALTIASFVYAIIAHNADQATAYYNSFARGWEMTAGVLAGALVPRVRWPMWLRTAIATLALAAIVGCGALIDGVREFPGPWALVPVGATVLFILSAANRGDAPLPAPNRLLSTKPFVSLGSMAYALYLWHWPLLIFWLAYSGGSHAGLLDGSVVLLISGVLAWLTTRYVETPLRYRAPAARTAPVIALSWRTRLRRPTIALGSVVTLLGVTLTATSFTWREHVTVQRANGKELSGLSSRDYPGARALINNAKVPKLPMRPTVLEAKNDLPETTDDGCISDFDSVDILNCTYGDKDASRTIALAGGSHAEHWITALDLLGRIHHFKIVTYLKMGCPLTTEEHPLVMGDNRAYPNCREWNEKVMPKLLADHPDYVFTTSTRPWNIKDGDVMPGFYIGIWKAFADAGINVLAMRDTPWLVRDGKPYFAADCLADGGDSISCGMKRSEVLSDHNPTLDFVQEFPNLKPLDMSDAVCRPDICRVVEGNVLMYHDSHHISTTYMRTMTNELGRQMAAATGWW